A single region of the Cronobacter condimenti 1330 genome encodes:
- a CDS encoding LacI family DNA-binding transcriptional regulator — MSLKAIAAQLGLSVTTVSRALNGYDDVSQETRARVEAEAARRGYRPNTFARRLKMGKIDAVGLLFPVRPAPLRNSVFMEMVGEISHGLAQQEIDLLLIADDAPDASHSYMRLVESRRVDALIVAHTLEDDPRLRQLQAANFPFLALGRSQLSAPYAWFDFDSQAGMREAVERLIACGRQRIALLGEHNDQAFIAQRHAGWQEALKAHSLSEEWLRRLPPSRRAGYQATLELLALPNPPDAIVTDGNTLGDGAATALQMLGRLTGENAVSLVVYDGLPPDSIVDIDVAAVMQSTRQSVGQQIAGMVLRLMNGEAVEHLQTLWQPAFHPGVTLSPHQ; from the coding sequence ATGTCGCTTAAAGCTATCGCCGCACAACTTGGCCTCTCTGTGACCACCGTCAGCCGGGCGCTGAACGGTTATGACGACGTTTCTCAGGAGACCCGCGCGCGGGTAGAGGCCGAGGCGGCGCGGCGCGGTTACCGGCCGAATACGTTCGCGCGTCGGCTGAAGATGGGCAAAATTGATGCCGTCGGGCTGCTTTTCCCGGTACGCCCGGCACCGCTGCGCAACAGCGTTTTTATGGAAATGGTGGGCGAGATAAGCCACGGTCTCGCACAGCAGGAAATCGATCTGCTGCTGATTGCCGACGACGCGCCGGATGCCAGTCACAGCTATATGCGCCTTGTGGAAAGCCGCCGCGTCGATGCGCTGATTGTGGCCCACACGCTTGAGGATGACCCGCGTCTGCGCCAGTTGCAGGCGGCGAATTTCCCTTTTCTGGCGCTGGGGCGCAGCCAGCTCTCAGCGCCTTACGCCTGGTTTGATTTCGACAGTCAGGCGGGTATGCGCGAGGCGGTAGAACGTCTGATCGCGTGCGGCCGCCAGCGCATCGCACTCCTTGGCGAGCACAACGACCAGGCTTTTATTGCCCAGCGGCATGCGGGCTGGCAGGAGGCACTTAAGGCGCATTCGCTCTCTGAGGAATGGCTCAGGCGCCTGCCGCCGTCGCGCCGCGCCGGTTATCAGGCAACACTGGAACTGCTTGCGTTACCGAACCCGCCAGACGCTATCGTGACTGACGGCAACACACTGGGCGACGGTGCCGCGACCGCGCTGCAAATGCTGGGCCGCCTGACGGGCGAAAACGCCGTGTCGCTGGTCGTTTACGACGGTTTGCCGCCTGACAGCATTGTCGATATCGATGTCGCGGCGGTCATGCAGTCCACCCGGCAGAGCGTAGGACAGCAGATTGCAGGCATGGTGCTGCGCCTGATGAACGGCGAGGCCGTAGAGCATCTGCAAACGCTCTGGCAACCCGCGTTCCATCCAGGTGTTACGCTCTCTCCCCATCAATAA
- a CDS encoding alpha-galactosidase, translated as METRIHRLTSANTDVIINTLPFAEILYWGPHLAHFCAEDCASLARPVANGRLDVDSPVTLMAETGRGLFGAPGLEGHRNGLDASPVFTTREVTQNGQALTIVSEDDSAGLRLVSELALSASGVLKVRHGLTNLRDGAWQVDRFAVTLPVAERALEVMAFHGRWTREFQPHRVALSHDGFVLENRRGRTSHEHFPALIAGTAGFGEERGDVWGVHLGWSGNHRLKCEVKTDGRRYLQAEALYLPGEMALMTGETLHTPWLYASHSARGLNGMSQQFHRFLREEVIRFPGNKPRPVHLNTWEGIYFDHDPAYIMRMATDAAALGVERFIIDDGWFKGRNDDHAALGDWYLDEQKYPDGLMPVIDHVKNLGMEFGIWVEPEMINPDSDLYRAHPDWVLALPGYPQATGRHQWVLNLAIPEAFDYLVERLSWLLGEHPIDYVKWDMNRELVQPGHQGRAAADLQTRQFYRLLDLLRERFPHVEFESCASGGGRIDYEVLTRTHRFWASDNNDALERSTIQRGMSYFFPPEVMGAHIGNLRCHATFRQHSIEFRGLTALFGHMGLELDPVTADAREAAGYQRYAALYKAWRELIHTGDLWRVEMPDAATQVQGVVSHDRSQGLFLISQLAMPDYTLPGALRVPGLAPDTRYQVRLVDHPNIQLTGAGGHTMRQLPGWMNVPVIASGEWLAQAGLQLPVLDPETAILIAFERVAQ; from the coding sequence ATGGAAACTCGCATTCATCGTCTGACCAGCGCCAACACCGATGTCATTATCAACACGCTGCCGTTCGCCGAAATTCTCTACTGGGGGCCGCATCTTGCGCATTTTTGTGCAGAAGATTGCGCAAGCCTCGCCCGCCCGGTCGCCAACGGGCGGCTGGATGTAGACTCACCTGTCACCTTAATGGCCGAAACCGGACGCGGGCTTTTTGGCGCGCCGGGGCTTGAAGGGCACCGCAACGGACTGGACGCCTCGCCGGTATTTACCACGCGCGAGGTCACGCAGAACGGACAAGCGCTGACTATCGTCAGTGAAGATGACAGCGCCGGGCTGCGGCTGGTGAGCGAGCTGGCGCTGAGCGCCAGCGGCGTGCTGAAAGTGCGCCACGGGTTAACCAACTTGCGCGACGGCGCCTGGCAGGTAGACCGTTTCGCAGTCACGCTGCCGGTGGCCGAGCGGGCGCTGGAGGTGATGGCATTTCATGGCCGCTGGACGCGTGAGTTCCAGCCGCACCGCGTGGCGTTAAGTCATGATGGCTTTGTGCTGGAAAATCGCCGCGGGCGTACTTCGCATGAACATTTCCCGGCGCTCATCGCGGGCACAGCGGGCTTTGGCGAGGAGCGTGGGGATGTCTGGGGCGTGCATCTGGGCTGGAGCGGTAACCACCGGCTCAAGTGCGAGGTGAAAACCGACGGGCGGCGTTATCTCCAGGCGGAAGCGCTCTACCTGCCGGGCGAAATGGCGCTCATGACGGGTGAGACGCTGCATACGCCCTGGCTTTACGCGAGCCACTCCGCGCGCGGCCTCAACGGAATGAGCCAGCAGTTTCATCGCTTTCTGCGTGAGGAGGTTATCCGTTTTCCCGGCAACAAACCGCGCCCGGTGCATCTCAACACGTGGGAGGGGATCTATTTCGACCATGATCCGGCGTACATCATGCGTATGGCGACCGACGCCGCCGCGCTCGGCGTGGAGCGGTTTATTATCGACGACGGCTGGTTTAAGGGGCGCAATGACGATCACGCCGCGCTCGGCGACTGGTATCTGGATGAGCAAAAATACCCGGACGGCCTGATGCCGGTAATCGACCACGTGAAAAATCTCGGTATGGAGTTCGGCATCTGGGTCGAGCCGGAGATGATTAATCCGGACTCTGATCTTTATCGGGCGCATCCGGACTGGGTACTGGCGCTGCCGGGGTATCCGCAGGCGACGGGGCGTCATCAGTGGGTGCTTAACCTGGCGATCCCCGAGGCGTTTGACTATCTGGTGGAACGCCTGAGCTGGTTGCTGGGCGAGCACCCGATCGATTACGTGAAGTGGGACATGAACCGCGAACTGGTACAGCCAGGGCATCAGGGACGGGCCGCCGCAGACCTCCAGACGCGCCAGTTTTACCGCCTGCTTGACCTGCTGCGCGAGCGGTTTCCGCACGTTGAGTTTGAATCCTGCGCCTCCGGCGGCGGGCGCATCGATTACGAAGTGCTGACGCGCACGCACCGTTTCTGGGCGTCTGATAACAACGACGCGCTGGAGCGCAGCACTATCCAGCGCGGCATGAGCTACTTTTTCCCGCCGGAAGTCATGGGCGCGCATATCGGCAACCTGCGCTGCCACGCGACGTTCCGCCAGCACAGCATTGAATTTCGCGGCCTGACGGCGCTGTTTGGCCATATGGGGCTTGAGCTTGATCCGGTGACCGCCGACGCCCGCGAGGCGGCGGGCTATCAGCGCTACGCCGCGCTGTATAAAGCGTGGCGCGAGCTTATTCATACCGGCGACCTGTGGCGCGTGGAGATGCCGGATGCGGCCACCCAGGTGCAGGGAGTCGTCAGCCACGATCGGTCGCAGGGGCTGTTTCTCATAAGCCAGCTTGCAATGCCGGATTACACGCTGCCGGGTGCGTTACGCGTGCCGGGGCTCGCACCGGATACCCGCTACCAGGTGCGGCTGGTGGATCACCCGAATATTCAGCTTACTGGCGCAGGCGGCCACACCATGCGCCAGCTACCGGGCTGGATGAACGTGCCGGTGATAGCGAGCGGCGAATGGCTTGCGCAGGCGGGCCTGCAACTGCCGGTGCTCGACCCGGAAACCGCGATACTGATAGCGTTTGAGCGGGTGGCGCAATGA
- the rhaM gene encoding L-rhamnose mutarotase: MIRKAFVMQVNPDAHEEYHRRHSPIWPELEAVLKAHGAHHYAIWLDTQRHLLFATVEIESEARWDAVAQTEVCQRWWKHMRDIMPCNPDNSPVSQALKPVFYLE, translated from the coding sequence ATGATCCGTAAAGCGTTTGTGATGCAGGTCAACCCGGACGCCCATGAGGAGTACCATCGTCGCCACTCGCCTATCTGGCCGGAGCTGGAAGCGGTGCTGAAAGCCCACGGCGCGCACCATTACGCCATCTGGCTTGATACGCAGCGCCATCTGTTGTTTGCGACCGTCGAGATAGAAAGCGAAGCGCGCTGGGACGCCGTCGCACAAACCGAGGTCTGCCAGCGCTGGTGGAAACATATGCGCGATATCATGCCGTGCAACCCGGATAACAGCCCGGTGAGCCAGGCATTAAAGCCCGTGTTTTATCTGGAGTAA
- the fucO gene encoding lactaldehyde reductase, translating into MSFMLALPKISLHGAGAIEDMVKLVANKGWGKALIVTDGQLVKLGLLESLFAALDAHQLSYELFDDVFPNPTETLVQRGFAAYQHAQCDYLIAFGGGSPIDTAKAIKILTANPGHSTDYAGVGKVTNPGAPLVAINTTAGTAAEMTSNAVITDEARRVKEVIIDPNLIPDIAVDDASVMLDIPPAITAATGMDALTHAVEAFVSVGAHPLTDANALEAIRLINLWLPLAVEDGHNLEAREQMACGQYLAGMAFNSAGLGLVHALAHQPGATHNLPHGVCNAILLPVIENFNRPNAVKRFARVAQAMGVDTRGMSDEQASHEAINAIRALSTCVGIPAGFSQLGVTEADIETWLDNALADPCAPCNPRVASRDEVRELYLEAL; encoded by the coding sequence ATGAGCTTTATGTTGGCACTTCCCAAAATCAGCCTGCACGGCGCGGGCGCGATTGAAGACATGGTGAAACTGGTCGCGAATAAGGGCTGGGGCAAAGCGCTCATCGTGACCGACGGGCAGCTGGTGAAACTGGGCCTGCTGGAGAGCCTGTTCGCCGCGCTGGATGCGCATCAACTCTCTTATGAGCTGTTCGACGACGTGTTTCCTAACCCCACTGAAACGCTGGTGCAGCGTGGCTTCGCGGCGTATCAACACGCGCAGTGCGACTATCTGATCGCCTTCGGCGGCGGCAGCCCTATCGACACCGCGAAAGCCATTAAAATTCTTACCGCCAACCCCGGCCATTCCACCGACTACGCAGGCGTCGGCAAGGTGACAAACCCCGGCGCGCCGCTGGTGGCGATTAACACAACCGCAGGCACGGCGGCAGAAATGACCAGTAACGCGGTGATCACCGACGAAGCGCGGCGCGTGAAGGAAGTCATTATCGACCCGAATCTGATCCCCGATATCGCCGTGGATGACGCAAGCGTCATGCTGGACATTCCGCCTGCCATTACCGCCGCCACGGGCATGGATGCGCTGACCCATGCGGTAGAGGCATTTGTCTCAGTGGGCGCACACCCGCTCACCGATGCCAACGCACTGGAAGCGATTCGCCTGATTAACCTCTGGCTGCCGCTTGCGGTGGAAGATGGCCACAACCTGGAGGCTCGCGAACAGATGGCCTGCGGCCAGTATCTGGCGGGTATGGCGTTTAACAGCGCGGGGTTAGGGCTGGTGCATGCGCTGGCGCATCAGCCGGGCGCGACGCACAATCTGCCGCACGGCGTTTGCAACGCGATTTTGCTGCCGGTGATAGAAAACTTTAACCGTCCAAATGCCGTGAAGCGCTTCGCACGCGTGGCGCAGGCGATGGGTGTCGATACCCGCGGCATGAGCGATGAACAAGCCAGCCACGAAGCTATCAATGCCATTCGCGCGCTGTCGACATGTGTCGGCATTCCTGCCGGTTTCAGCCAGCTTGGCGTCACCGAAGCTGATATTGAAACCTGGCTCGACAACGCGCTCGCTGACCCTTGCGCGCCCTGTAATCCGCGCGTCGCCTCGCGTGATGAGGTTCGCGAACTCTATCTGGAGGCCTTATGA
- a CDS encoding ABC transporter permease codes for MSKILMTEPSAPAPATPSPLRRLLCWEGFLLAVTLLVFLVNAWASPYFLNIWNLSDATFNFTEKAIIVLPMAMLIIAREIDLSVASTMALSSTLMGFCAQAGMGTPLLVGVGLGVGLLCGLFNGVLVTRFNLSSIVITIGTMSLYRGLTYILLGDQALNQYPESFAWFGQGYVWGALSFEFTLFLVLAAVFWFVLHKTNFGRRTYAIGNNPTGAWFSGINVKRHNLILFALVGLMAGLAAVLLTSRLGSTRPTIALGWELSVVTMAVLGGVSILGGAGSMGGVIIAAFLMGLVTFGLSLLNVPGIVMSIIVGLMLIAVISLPIMTRRLMARKRR; via the coding sequence ATGAGCAAAATTCTGATGACTGAACCCTCCGCGCCAGCGCCCGCCACGCCTTCGCCGCTGCGCCGGTTACTGTGCTGGGAAGGTTTCCTGCTGGCGGTGACGCTGCTGGTGTTTCTCGTGAACGCGTGGGCATCGCCCTATTTTCTCAATATCTGGAACCTGTCGGACGCCACGTTCAACTTCACCGAGAAGGCGATCATCGTGCTGCCGATGGCGATGCTGATTATCGCCCGCGAAATTGACCTGTCGGTGGCGTCTACGATGGCGCTCAGTTCGACCCTCATGGGCTTTTGCGCGCAGGCAGGGATGGGAACGCCGCTGCTGGTCGGCGTCGGGCTTGGCGTCGGGCTACTGTGCGGGCTGTTTAACGGCGTGCTGGTAACGCGCTTTAACCTGTCATCGATTGTGATAACTATCGGCACCATGAGCCTTTATCGCGGCCTGACATACATCCTGCTGGGCGATCAGGCGCTGAATCAGTACCCGGAAAGTTTCGCCTGGTTTGGACAGGGTTACGTCTGGGGCGCGCTGTCGTTTGAGTTCACGCTCTTTCTGGTGCTCGCCGCCGTGTTCTGGTTTGTGCTGCACAAAACCAACTTTGGCCGCCGTACCTATGCCATTGGCAACAACCCGACGGGGGCCTGGTTTTCCGGCATCAATGTGAAGCGCCACAACCTGATCCTTTTCGCGCTGGTCGGTCTGATGGCGGGGCTTGCCGCCGTCCTGCTGACCTCGCGGCTCGGCAGTACGCGCCCGACTATCGCGCTCGGCTGGGAATTGAGCGTGGTGACAATGGCGGTGCTGGGCGGCGTAAGCATTCTGGGCGGCGCGGGCAGCATGGGCGGCGTAATCATCGCGGCTTTCCTGATGGGACTTGTCACCTTCGGGCTGAGCCTGCTCAACGTACCGGGGATTGTGATGTCGATTATCGTCGGCCTGATGCTGATTGCGGTGATTTCTTTGCCGATTATGACCCGCCGTCTGATGGCGCGAAAACGGCGTTAG
- a CDS encoding ABC transporter permease translates to MKTLLKHREALLGLVIALMLLVIGSRVPSFLAPANLVEMFNDTSILIILALGQMMVLLTKGIDLSMAANLALTGMIVALINAHHPDIPVALLLALATLLGLLMGVINGLLVWKLGIPAIVVTLGTMSVYRGIIFLLSDGAWVNAHQMSADFLGLPRLPVLGLPLLGWCAIAVLLLVSYFLRYSRTGRALYTAGGNATAAYYTGINAGKMQFISFCLSGALAGFCGYLWISRFAMAYVDVANGFELQIVAACVIGGISTMGGIGRVAGCLLGALFLGVINNALPVVGVSPFWQMAVSGVVIVVAVLLNERGNKRKGRLILRDVALARQKQAVKS, encoded by the coding sequence ATGAAGACCCTGCTGAAACACCGCGAAGCCCTGCTTGGGCTGGTGATTGCCCTGATGCTGCTGGTTATCGGCAGCCGAGTGCCCTCCTTCCTGGCACCTGCCAACCTGGTAGAGATGTTCAACGATACGTCCATTCTCATTATCCTGGCGCTCGGCCAGATGATGGTGCTGCTCACCAAAGGCATCGACCTGTCGATGGCCGCCAACCTGGCGCTGACCGGCATGATTGTGGCGCTCATCAACGCGCACCATCCGGACATCCCGGTTGCGCTGCTGCTGGCACTTGCCACGCTGCTGGGGCTGCTGATGGGTGTGATCAACGGCCTGCTGGTCTGGAAGCTCGGCATCCCGGCGATTGTGGTGACGCTGGGTACCATGAGCGTTTACCGCGGCATCATCTTTTTACTTTCCGACGGTGCCTGGGTGAATGCGCATCAGATGAGCGCCGATTTTCTCGGCCTGCCGCGTCTGCCGGTATTGGGCCTGCCCCTGCTCGGCTGGTGCGCTATCGCGGTGCTGCTGCTGGTGAGTTATTTCCTGCGCTACAGCCGCACCGGACGCGCGCTCTACACCGCAGGCGGCAACGCGACAGCCGCGTATTACACCGGCATCAACGCCGGAAAAATGCAGTTCATCAGCTTTTGTCTCTCCGGCGCGCTGGCGGGCTTTTGCGGCTACCTGTGGATCTCGCGCTTCGCCATGGCCTATGTCGATGTGGCAAACGGCTTTGAGCTGCAAATCGTCGCGGCGTGCGTGATTGGTGGCATCAGCACGATGGGCGGCATCGGGCGTGTCGCCGGGTGCCTGCTGGGCGCGCTATTCCTCGGCGTTATCAACAACGCGCTGCCGGTTGTCGGCGTCTCGCCATTCTGGCAGATGGCCGTCTCCGGCGTGGTGATTGTGGTGGCAGTGCTGCTGAACGAGCGTGGCAATAAACGCAAAGGCCGGCTCATTCTGCGCGATGTCGCGCTGGCCCGACAAAAACAGGCGGTGAAATCATGA
- a CDS encoding sugar ABC transporter ATP-binding protein produces MSASTPLLSLKGICKTFPGVRALENVQLELWPGRVTALIGENGAGKSTLVKVMTGIYQPDGGEILYKAIPITLPNPEAAHKVGITAIHQETVLFDELTVTENIFTGHYLVKGLFKKLDWPAMHRQARDILNRLEVNIDPHAVLKTLSIAQRHMVAIARALSFDAQVVILDEPTAALSQHEILEFYQIVERLKHEGKAILFISHKFDEIFELADHYTILRDGVFVSAGDITDITEERMVAMMVGRAITQTYPKVVCEPGDTVLEVRDLCHPTEFAHIDFSLRKGEILGFYGLVGAGRTELMQALCGVTRPSSGEIILNGKHMAFHQPADAIEAGIVCVPEERQKQGAIIELPIAQNISLPQLSRLNPNGILHDDREWALADEYARRLQVKASGWRQPVETLSGGNQQKVVIAKWLATRPEVIILDEPTKGIDIGSKAAVHQFMSELVGQGLAVIMVSSELPEVMGMADRIIVMHEGLMVAEYAAGKATAESIVSAASGAGREAA; encoded by the coding sequence ATGTCGGCATCCACCCCTCTGCTTTCGCTCAAGGGGATCTGCAAAACCTTTCCAGGCGTGCGTGCGCTGGAAAACGTGCAACTTGAGCTCTGGCCCGGCCGCGTCACCGCGCTTATCGGTGAAAACGGCGCGGGCAAATCCACGCTGGTGAAAGTCATGACCGGCATCTACCAGCCAGACGGCGGCGAAATCCTCTATAAAGCGATCCCCATTACCCTGCCTAACCCGGAGGCTGCGCATAAGGTAGGCATTACCGCCATCCATCAGGAAACGGTGCTGTTTGATGAACTCACCGTCACCGAAAACATTTTTACCGGCCACTATCTTGTGAAAGGCCTCTTTAAAAAACTCGACTGGCCCGCCATGCACCGTCAGGCGCGGGACATCCTCAACCGACTTGAGGTCAATATAGACCCGCATGCGGTGCTGAAAACCCTGAGCATCGCCCAGCGCCATATGGTGGCGATCGCCCGTGCGCTCTCTTTCGACGCCCAGGTCGTTATCCTCGATGAGCCCACCGCCGCACTCTCCCAGCATGAGATCCTGGAATTCTACCAGATAGTCGAGCGCCTGAAACACGAGGGCAAAGCTATCCTGTTTATCTCGCACAAGTTCGACGAGATTTTCGAGCTGGCGGATCACTACACCATTCTGCGTGACGGCGTGTTTGTCAGCGCGGGCGACATCACGGACATCACCGAAGAGCGCATGGTGGCGATGATGGTCGGGCGCGCCATTACACAAACGTACCCGAAAGTAGTCTGTGAACCGGGCGACACCGTGCTGGAGGTGCGCGATCTCTGCCACCCGACCGAATTCGCACATATCGATTTTTCGCTACGCAAGGGCGAAATCCTCGGCTTTTACGGGCTGGTCGGCGCGGGGCGCACCGAGCTGATGCAGGCGTTGTGCGGCGTCACGCGCCCTTCCAGCGGCGAGATAATCCTCAACGGAAAACACATGGCATTCCACCAGCCCGCGGACGCTATCGAGGCCGGTATTGTCTGCGTGCCGGAAGAGCGCCAGAAACAGGGCGCGATCATTGAGTTGCCCATTGCCCAGAACATCAGCCTGCCGCAGTTAAGCCGGCTCAACCCAAATGGCATTCTGCACGATGACCGCGAGTGGGCGCTTGCCGACGAATACGCCAGGCGTTTGCAGGTGAAGGCATCGGGCTGGCGGCAGCCCGTAGAGACGCTCTCGGGCGGCAATCAGCAGAAAGTCGTCATCGCTAAATGGCTCGCCACCCGCCCTGAAGTCATTATTCTCGATGAGCCGACCAAAGGCATCGACATCGGCTCCAAAGCCGCAGTGCATCAGTTTATGTCTGAGCTGGTCGGCCAGGGGCTGGCGGTGATCATGGTCTCCTCCGAACTGCCTGAAGTGATGGGCATGGCGGATCGCATCATCGTGATGCACGAAGGGCTAATGGTGGCGGAGTATGCCGCCGGGAAAGCGACCGCCGAAAGCATCGTCAGCGCCGCCAGCGGCGCGGGCCGGGAGGCAGCCTAA
- the rhaS gene encoding rhamnose ABC transporter substrate-binding protein — translation MKIKAILGCTFAVAAWAFSNSVYAEVKIALVAKSLGNGFFEAANTGAQEAAKEIGDVKVIYTGPTTTTAEAQIEVLNGLIAQGVDAIAISANDPDAVVPVLKKAMQRGIKVVSWDSGVAKQGRQIHLNPSNNALIGETNVKLAADALKALNVEKGDVAILSATPTSTNQNTWIAEMKKVLPKYPSVNLVTVAYGDDLSDKSYREAVGLLKSYPDLKVIVSPSSVGIVAAAQAVKDQGKIGKVYVTGLGLPSEMAGAVKSGATKSFAIWNPIDLGYAATYLADDLVKGTATKTEASMGKLGKVKLDADGSGAMAEPFVYDASNIDKFSKIF, via the coding sequence CTTCGCTGTTGCCGCCTGGGCATTTTCCAATTCCGTGTATGCGGAAGTCAAAATCGCGCTGGTGGCGAAATCCCTCGGCAATGGATTTTTCGAGGCCGCGAACACGGGTGCTCAGGAAGCCGCCAAAGAGATTGGGGATGTGAAAGTGATTTACACCGGCCCCACCACCACCACCGCCGAAGCGCAGATTGAAGTGCTGAACGGGCTTATCGCCCAGGGCGTGGACGCGATTGCTATTTCCGCTAACGACCCGGACGCGGTCGTGCCGGTGCTGAAAAAAGCGATGCAGCGCGGCATTAAAGTGGTGTCCTGGGATTCCGGCGTCGCAAAACAGGGCCGTCAGATCCACCTGAATCCGTCCAATAACGCGCTGATTGGCGAAACCAACGTGAAGCTCGCCGCCGACGCGCTAAAAGCGCTGAACGTCGAGAAAGGCGACGTGGCGATTTTAAGCGCCACGCCGACCTCAACGAACCAGAACACCTGGATTGCCGAGATGAAAAAGGTGCTGCCGAAGTACCCTTCGGTAAACCTGGTGACGGTCGCGTATGGCGATGACCTGTCGGATAAAAGCTACCGCGAAGCGGTCGGGCTGCTGAAGTCATACCCGGATTTAAAAGTGATTGTGTCGCCGTCGTCGGTCGGGATTGTTGCGGCGGCTCAGGCGGTGAAAGACCAGGGCAAGATAGGCAAGGTGTATGTGACCGGGCTAGGGTTGCCGTCTGAGATGGCAGGTGCCGTGAAGTCGGGCGCGACCAAAAGTTTCGCCATCTGGAACCCTATCGACCTTGGGTATGCGGCGACATACCTTGCGGATGACCTTGTCAAAGGTACTGCCACCAAAACCGAAGCCAGCATGGGTAAGCTTGGCAAGGTCAAATTGGATGCCGACGGCAGCGGCGCGATGGCTGAACCCTTCGTCTACGATGCCAGCAACATTGATAAGTTTTCGAAGATTTTCTGA